From one Mytilus edulis chromosome 1, xbMytEdul2.2, whole genome shotgun sequence genomic stretch:
- the LOC139499651 gene encoding probable E3 ubiquitin-protein ligase RNF144A-A: MAAYSASRNSVDLAIDPLITCRLCLVECSLQDMYELRDCKCLYCEKCVRMYLSVLITDGNVLYITCPDAMCKKSGQIQPLEIESLVEPKMFERYKRLKYQKEIDLDPNRTFCPENGCETICHVCSTSTGETSTRPTPVECPSCGLQFCSICKSKWHGAQTCDEVMLHGKHEDFGIPYTNTEDASIKRCPVCHVPIERNDGCAQMMCKRCKHVFCWYCLTSLDDDFLLRHYDKGPCKNKLGHTRASVIWHRTQVVGIFAGFGVLLLVASPFLLLAAPCILCCKCKVCKCCEEEDEVLPT, encoded by the exons ATGGCAGCTTATTCTGCAAGTCGGAACTCAGTAGATCTAGCTATAGATCCTTTGATTACATGTCGTCTTTGTCTTGTGGAATGTAGTTTGCAAGACATGTATGAACTAAGAGATTGTAAATGTCTGTACTGTGAGAAG tGTGTGAGGATGTATCTAAGTGTTTTGATAACAGAtggaaatgttttatatataacatgtCCAGATGCTATGTGTAAGAAATCTGGACAAATTCAGCCATTAGAG ATTGAAAGTTTAGTTGAGCCAAAGATGTTTGAAAgatataaaagattaaaataccaaaaag AGATAGATTTAGACCCAAACAGAACATTCTGTCCAGAAAATGGTTGTGAAACAATTTGTCATGTGTGCAGTACTTCTACAGGTGAAACAAGTACTAGACCTACTCCAGTGGAATGTCCTTCT TGTGGTTTACAATTTTGTTCTATATGTAAATCAAAGTGGCATGGAGCACAAACTTGTGATGAAGTTATGTTACATGGGAAACATGAAGACTTTGG TATTCCATACACCAACACAGAAGATGCTAGTATAAAAAGATGTCCTGTGTGTCATGTACCAATTGAAAGAAATGATGGCTGTGCACAGATGATGTGTAAACgatgtaaacatgtattttgttGGTATTGTCTTACATCTTTAGAT GATGATTTTTTATTACGACATTATGACAAAGGACCATGTAAGAACAAACTTGGTCATACCAGAGCATCAGTTATATGGCACAGAACTCAG gTTGTAGGGATATTTGCTGGGTTTGGAGTTTTATTGCTAGTTGCCTCCCCTTTTCTTCTGTTAGCAGCTCCATGTATATTGTGTTGTAAATGTAAAGTATGTAAATGTTGTGAAGAAGAGGATGAAGTTTTACCAACATGA